The Manihot esculenta cultivar AM560-2 chromosome 1, M.esculenta_v8, whole genome shotgun sequence genome has a window encoding:
- the LOC110623384 gene encoding probable aquaporin TIP-type yields MARIDFGSFGDSFSVGSIKAYLSEFIATLLFVFAGVGSAIAYSKLTADAALDPPGLVAVAVAHAFALFVGVAIAANISGGHLNPAVTLGLAVGGNITILTGIFYWIAQCLGSTVACLLLQFVTNGKSVPTHGVAYGMNAFEGVVMEIVITFALVYTVYATAADPKKGNLGIIAPIAIGFIVGANILAAGPFSGGSMNPARSFGPAVVSGDFSQNWIYWVGPLIGGGLAGVVYGQIFIGSYVPAPSSEDYA; encoded by the exons ATGGCGAGGATAGATTTCGGTAGTTTTGGAGACTCTTTCAGTGTTGGTTCCATCAAGGCTTATCTATCTGAGTTTATTGCTACTCTTCTTTTTGTGTTTGCTGGTGTTGGCTCTGCTATTGCTTACA gtAAGCTTACAGCAGATGCAGCTCTAGACCCACCTGGGCTGGTGGCTGTAGCGGTGGCTCATGCTTTTGCACTGTTTGTTGGGGTAGCCATTGCAGCCAATATCTCAGGTGGACACTTGAATCCAGCTGTCACTTTAGGATTGGCTGTCGGAGGCAACATCACAATCTTAACTGGCATTTTCTATTGGATTGCCCAGTGCCTTGGCTCCACCGTAGCCTGTCTCCTTCTCCAATTCGTCACCAATGGCAAG AGTGTCCCAACACATGGAGTGGCATATGGCATGAATGCTTTTGAAGGAGTAGTAATGGAGATTGTCATAACCTTTGCACTGGTGTACACAGTTTATGCCACAGCTGCTGATCCCAAGAAGGGCAATTTGGGAATTATAGCACCAATTGCAATTGGGTTCATAGTTGGGGCAAACATCTTAGCTGCCGGGCCATTTAGCGGCGGTTCGATGAACCCGGCCCGATCATTCGGGCCAGCTGTGGTTAGTGGAGATTTCTCACAGAACTGGATCTACTGGGTTGGGCCATTAATCGGTGGTGGGTTGGCTGGGGTTGTTTATGGTCAGATTTTCATTGGGTCTTATGTCCCAGCCCCTTCTTCTGAAGACTATGCCTAG